Sequence from the Deltaproteobacteria bacterium genome:
TACGAACATCAGCCGGCTGAAGCCCGAGCGGGTCGCTAAAAAAGGTCTGGTCAGAACCTTTCAAGGCAATGTCCTTTTTAAGGACTTTACGGTAACGGAGAACGTTCTGATGGGCTGCCATCTGGATGCCGGCATCGGTTTCTTCGGGGACCTGGTCAACCAGGCCGCCATTCGTCGTAAAAAGGAAAAAATTCAGGAAAAGGCCCTGGAGTTATTACGGTTCAGCGGCCTGGAAAAACTAAAGGATGATCTGGCCGTCAACCTGTCCCACGGCCACCAGCGCATTCTGGGGGTCTGCATTGCCCTGGCCGCGGAGCCGGAGCTCCTGATGCTGGACGAACCCGTGGCCGGTATGAACGCAGAAGAGAAGCAATCTATGATGGGGCTCATCGGGCGCATTAATCAGAAAGGGGTCACCGTCCTGATCGTAGAGCATGACATGAAGGTTATCATGAAACTATGCCATCGGATCGCCGTGCTCAATTTCGGGGTAAAAATCGCCCAGGGGACTCCGGAGGAGATACAGGCCCATCCGGAAGTAATCGAGGCCTATTTGGGAGCGAACGAACAATGACCCTACTGGCTCTTCGTAACATTCGGGTCCATTATGGGCAGGTAGAAGCCCTGAAAGGCGTCTCTATTAACGTCGAAGAGGGTTCCATTGTCTCCCTGATCGGGGCTAACGGGGCGGGTAAGACCACGACCCTGAAGTCCATCTTCGGCCTGAAAAAACT
This genomic interval carries:
- a CDS encoding ABC transporter ATP-binding protein, which produces MEKGPGHLLELINLTKYFGGLAAVQDLNLAVKPGEIHGLIGPNGAGKTTAFNLISGMLKPTHGSVIFKDTNISRLKPERVAKKGLVRTFQGNVLFKDFTVTENVLMGCHLDAGIGFFGDLVNQAAIRRKKEKIQEKALELLRFSGLEKLKDDLAVNLSHGHQRILGVCIALAAEPELLMLDEPVAGMNAEEKQSMMGLIGRINQKGVTVLIVEHDMKVIMKLCHRIAVLNFGVKIAQGTPEEIQAHPEVIEAYLGANEQ